Part of the candidate division WOR-3 bacterium genome is shown below.
CAGCACGGCAGGCGCGGCCTTGTCGCACGGGCCTCAAGCCACAAGCTCCAGTCCGCAGACCGGAGGTCGCAGTCTTCGACAGCCGACCTCTTCCCTGCGAGGCAGGGCCTGCCGTTTCCGTTGACAGCCTTGAGCCTACCGATAGAATCCCGTGATGGCTATCACACCCATGGACATCAGAAAGAAGACCTTCTCGACCCATCGGGGCGGCCTTGACAAAGCCGAGGTCGAGGAGTTCATCGGCGAGCTCGCCACTGAGATAGAGAACCTGCGCAAGGAACGTGCGCAGCTCACCGAGAAAGCGGAAGAGCTGGCCAAACACCTGAAGGCGTACGAGGACACTGAGCAGCTGCTGAAGGATACGCTGGTGACCGCGCAGAAGGCCACCAACCAGCTGCGTGATGACGCGAAGAAGGAAGCTCAACTGATCATCGAGAAGGCGAAGCTCGAGGCGGAGCAGATCAAGCGCAATGCCGAACAACAGACCCGGGGCACCGGCGAAGAACTGCGCGCGCTCGAGGCGAAGCGCCTGGCCCTGAGTGAAGAGGTGGCCGCAGTCGCCCGGACCTACCTGGCGCTGGCCGAGCGAATGAGCAACAGGAAACCGAATGCTGAAACAGCAGATAGCCCAAAGCGTCCAGGCGATAAGAGCTAAGACCGACTTCCAACCAGAACTCGGCATCATCCTCGGCACCGGACTCGGGAAGCTGGCCGGGGACGTCGCTGTAGACACCGCCATCCCCTACTCGGAGATACCACACTTCCCGCCGCCAACCGTAGAAAGCCACCGCGGCCGTCTGCTACTCGGCATGCTGGGCGGTCGCCCGGTGGCCGTGATGCAGGGACGGTTCCACTACTACGAGGGCTACGAACCCGATCAGATCGCCCACCCCGTACGCGTCATGAAGGAGCTGGGCGTGGGCACGCTGATTGTCTCGAATGCCTCCGGCGGCGTCAACCCGCAGTTCCACGCAGGCGAGGTTGCCGTCATCACCGACCACATCAACCTGACCGGACTCAATCCCCTGCGCGGGGCAAACGACGACACCCTGGGTCCCCGCTTCCCGCACATGGCCGGCTGCTACGACCCCTTGCTGGTGAGCCTTGCCATGGATGCGGCGCTGAAGCTCGGCATCCGTCTCTACCCCGCCGTCTATGCCTGGGTCACGGGCCCGAACCTGGAAACCGCAGCTGAGTACCGCTACATCCGGACCATCGGTGCCGACCTCGTCGGCATGTCTACCGTCCCCGAGGTCATTGTCGCCCGGCACGCGGGGCTGCGCGTGCTTGGATTCTCCGTGATTACGGACATGGGCCTGCCGGACGCCATGCAACCGGTCGGCCTGCAGGAAGTCCTGGCCATGGCAGCCAAAGCCGAACCGAGCCTGACGGCAGTCGTCGGCGAGGTGGTGAAACTCATATGATGCGCTTGCGCCGATTCACATTCATCTTGCTCTTCTTTGCCGCCGCCGGGTGCACGAAGCGCGCCCAACTCCAGAACGTTCCCCGGGACGCGCAACAGGCAATAGACCGGGCAACTGCCAGCCTGGAAGCGAAACTCTATAAAGAGGCCGAGGAGCAGTTCACGTTCGTAATCTTCAACTTTCCCGGCTCCCGCCAGGCCTCGGACGCCCAGTACTACCTGGCCGAGACCTACTTCCGCAGCAAGGACTACATCCAGGCCCAGAGCGAGTTCGACTTCTACTTGAGGAACTTCCCGAACGCCCGGTTCCAGGAGGAAGCCACCTACAAGCTCGCAGTCTCCTACCTGCGATCCGCGCCAAGTCATGTGCGTGATCAGGTCCGGGCGCTCAAGGCCCGCGAGACCATCGACCAGTTCCTGGAATCCTACCCGGACTCGCCGTTCCGCCCGGAGGCCGAGCAGCTGCTCGGGGACATCGCCGAGCGGCTCGCCCTACGAGAATTCGACGCCGCTAGGATCTACTACACCTCCGGCGAGTACAAATCGGCACTGATCTACTATCATTATGTGAACGGGACCTACCCGGCAGATCGCTGGCCCGGCATCGAAAGGTACCGGTTCGCTGTCAGCCTGCTGGAGACCGCAGACACAGCGAAGGCACGCGAAGTGCTGATGGAGATCGCAACCGGCTCGTCGGAGGAGACGGTCAAGAAGCTCGCTCGCGGCGCGCTGGCCCGCACCGACTGAAGTGCCGCTCCGGCTCGGTGTGTTCGGAGGGTCGTTCAATCCCATTCATTTCGGTCACCTGCTGACGGCCGGGGATATGCGGTATCAGCTGCGCCTGGACCGCATCCTCTTCGTTCCTGCCTACCATCCTCCCCACAAACATGGTCCCCTGACTGCCTATCGCCATCGGCTGTCCATGACGCAGCTCGCCATCGATAGCGAACCCGGGTTCAAGCTGTGCGCGATTGAGGAAAGCCGCCCTGGGCCCTCCTATACAGTCGATA
Proteins encoded:
- the bamD gene encoding outer membrane protein assembly factor BamD, encoding MMRLRRFTFILLFFAAAGCTKRAQLQNVPRDAQQAIDRATASLEAKLYKEAEEQFTFVIFNFPGSRQASDAQYYLAETYFRSKDYIQAQSEFDFYLRNFPNARFQEEATYKLAVSYLRSAPSHVRDQVRALKARETIDQFLESYPDSPFRPEAEQLLGDIAERLALREFDAARIYYTSGEYKSALIYYHYVNGTYPADRWPGIERYRFAVSLLETADTAKAREVLMEIATGSSEETVKKLARGALARTD
- a CDS encoding purine-nucleoside phosphorylase, which gives rise to MLKQQIAQSVQAIRAKTDFQPELGIILGTGLGKLAGDVAVDTAIPYSEIPHFPPPTVESHRGRLLLGMLGGRPVAVMQGRFHYYEGYEPDQIAHPVRVMKELGVGTLIVSNASGGVNPQFHAGEVAVITDHINLTGLNPLRGANDDTLGPRFPHMAGCYDPLLVSLAMDAALKLGIRLYPAVYAWVTGPNLETAAEYRYIRTIGADLVGMSTVPEVIVARHAGLRVLGFSVITDMGLPDAMQPVGLQEVLAMAAKAEPSLTAVVGEVVKLI
- a CDS encoding DivIVA domain-containing protein produces the protein MAITPMDIRKKTFSTHRGGLDKAEVEEFIGELATEIENLRKERAQLTEKAEELAKHLKAYEDTEQLLKDTLVTAQKATNQLRDDAKKEAQLIIEKAKLEAEQIKRNAEQQTRGTGEELRALEAKRLALSEEVAAVARTYLALAERMSNRKPNAETADSPKRPGDKS